The nucleotide sequence AATAGATAAATACTATATACAAAAAAATCTTTCTTTTTTCAATCAGCATTTAGAAAGCCTAAATGAAATGGTTTCAAAGCTTTATGATAATAGCCAAGAAGATGTGAAATTTATTAATGCCTTAACTAAAGATGAAAATGGTAATGTACAGATTAATTTTGATACATTAAAAGATAAGCTTTTGTATGCAAACGAGCAAATAGCTCAAATTAAAACTCAAATTCAAGCTACAAGCGATGATGAGCAAAGAGAACAATGGAGTCTTGCTCAAGAGCTTAAAAAACTTGATGAAAATTATAAGCTTTATGCGGTTAATTATGCTTTATCTTTCTTTAAAATCAATAATATAGAACATGTTATTAATGCTTATGGTATTGATAGTTTTAAAACTATTAGCGGGAAGTTTAAAAAAATCCTCAAAGACTTATGTAAAAATTTAGCTGAAATTTGGATTTTAGATGAAAGTTCTTATTTAATTGTTTTTCCGGGTAAAAGCTTAGAAGTTGCTCAAATCTTTACGGAAAAAGCTTTGAAGCTTATAGATGATTATAAATTTATTTATAAAGAAGAAGTAGTTAGACTTGTTTTATCATCTTCTTGTATAGAAAAAAAAGAATTTCCAGATGGCGATATTTTAAAAGAATTAATGCAAAAAGCTTAGTATGAAATTCCAGCAAACACTTTCACAAAAAACTATGCATGTACAAAAAATCAGTAGATTTTTTATGTTTAGTATGTATGAAAAATATAAAAAATTTATCCCAAAAACTAAAAATATTCAAATTATTGGCACTAATGGCAAAGGAAGTACAGGTAGATTTTTAGCGCTTTTACTCTTAGAGCAAGGATGTAAAGTAGGGCATTATACAAGTCCACATATTTTTGAATTTAATGAAAGATTTTGGTTAAATGGAAAAATTACAGGCAATGAGCTTTTAGAAAAAGCACACGAAGAATTGGAAAGTGTTTTTTTAGATGATGTGAAAAAACTTAGCTATTTTGAGTATGCTACATTTTTAGCATTTTTTGTTTTTAAAGATTGTGATTATGTGATTTTAGAAGCTGGAGTAGGTGGAGAGTACGATGCAACAAGTGTTTTTGAGATAGATTTTAGTATTTTTACTAAAATAGGTTTTGATCATCAAGATTTATTGGGTAAAAACTTGGATGAAATAGCAAGAACAAAATTAAAAGCCATGAGCGCTAAAGCTTTAATTAATCATAAGCAAGAGGCAAAAGTATTAAATTTGGCTCAAAAAATAGCAAAATTAAAACAAGCTAGTTTAGATATTAGTGCGTTAGATGAAAACAAGGCTATTTATCCTTATGTGCAAAAATATATTCAAAAATATAATTTAGCAACTTTTTTAAAAGATAATCTTTTTTTAGCCTTAGAAGCTTTTTCTAAAATTTGTGCCAAAAATGAGAAAGAATTGATTTGCAGCATTAGTAATTTGCCAAAACTTGATTTAAAAGGAAGGTGTGAGCAAATAAGTCAAAATATTTTTGTTGATGTAGGCCATAATGAAATGGCAGCTTTAACTTTAGCTGAAATTTTCAAGGAAAAAAAAGTTCATTTGGTTTATAATTGCTTTTTAGATAAAGATTCTTATAAAATTTTAAGAGCTTTAAAGCCTATAATAAAAATAGTTGAAATTTATGAATATGAAAGCAAAGACAGACCTTTAGCAGGCTCTGTTTTGCTAGAAAATTTAGAAAAATTAGATATTGCTTATCAAAAATTTGAACAAATAAAAAAAGATGAGTTGTATTTAGTTTTTGGTTCTTTTGTATTGGTAGAAAATTTTTTAAGAGGCTATAATGAAAGATAAATTTACGCTAACTATCACAGATGTAAATGGTTCTAGACATTTTTTATTAAGTCAGATCATAAAAAAAGTAATTATTTATTTTACTACTTTTGTTTTTGTTGTTATAGTTTTGGGTGCTTTATATATTAATTATTTAGCAGATAAGCGTTCAGAGCTTTTAAAAGAGCAAGAAACATTGTCAGCAAAAAATACTAAATTATTTTCTCAAAATGAAAGTATGCAAAAAAGTTTAGAGGAAAAAACAGCCTTGTATGATGAACTCCAAACTCAACTTGCAGATATTGAAGAAAATTTAGGTTTAAAGCAAGATGAGGGTTTAGATATACCAGAAAGATTGGAAAAAGTTAAGCTTACTAACGATCAAGCCTATTTATTTTTAACACAAATTCCAAATGGCCATGT is from Campylobacter sp. CNRCH_2014_0184h and encodes:
- a CDS encoding Mur ligase family protein, with product MKFQQTLSQKTMHVQKISRFFMFSMYEKYKKFIPKTKNIQIIGTNGKGSTGRFLALLLLEQGCKVGHYTSPHIFEFNERFWLNGKITGNELLEKAHEELESVFLDDVKKLSYFEYATFLAFFVFKDCDYVILEAGVGGEYDATSVFEIDFSIFTKIGFDHQDLLGKNLDEIARTKLKAMSAKALINHKQEAKVLNLAQKIAKLKQASLDISALDENKAIYPYVQKYIQKYNLATFLKDNLFLALEAFSKICAKNEKELICSISNLPKLDLKGRCEQISQNIFVDVGHNEMAALTLAEIFKEKKVHLVYNCFLDKDSYKILRALKPIIKIVEIYEYESKDRPLAGSVLLENLEKLDIAYQKFEQIKKDELYLVFGSFVLVENFLRGYNER